Proteins co-encoded in one Deltaproteobacteria bacterium genomic window:
- a CDS encoding DUF1295 domain-containing protein, whose amino-acid sequence MIEWLGIGHLFELSRTEATAGFLTPLAVFAVFFLAQLVLPGRRVPGYVINPETGEPRNYRLNGLLVFAIALIVWAFELTGMPRDWFYRSSIYAVAGGSVFATIVTVIAVLSQPQGKVKNPILALWFGRAQELSFFKERFDVKMYLYVVGGTMLSLNALSGAVYHYELFGEDANPGVFLYAAFFTFYILDYCIFERVQLYTYDLIHENLGFKLFWGCFVVYGWLFILPLWGMAAYPDPGFSPAWTYVWLIGTAALFLFGWGISRGANMQKYTFKRWPDRRFLGFIEPEYIQAGDRKILCSGLWGVARHFNYLGEGFLALSIALSFGYFTNPWAWTYFVFIVSLFTYRQLDDDKHCAEKYGADKWAEYQARVKYRIVPGVY is encoded by the coding sequence ATGATTGAATGGCTCGGCATTGGCCACCTCTTCGAGCTTTCCCGAACGGAAGCGACTGCCGGGTTCCTCACCCCGCTGGCGGTCTTCGCCGTGTTCTTCCTGGCGCAGCTCGTGCTGCCGGGAAGGCGGGTTCCGGGCTATGTCATCAATCCGGAGACCGGTGAGCCCCGCAACTACCGGCTGAACGGCCTCCTGGTGTTTGCCATCGCGCTGATCGTGTGGGCTTTCGAGCTCACCGGGATGCCGCGAGACTGGTTCTACCGCTCCTCGATCTATGCCGTGGCCGGCGGGTCGGTCTTCGCCACCATCGTTACCGTCATTGCGGTGCTCAGCCAGCCGCAAGGCAAGGTGAAGAACCCCATCCTGGCGCTGTGGTTTGGCCGGGCCCAGGAGTTGTCGTTCTTCAAGGAACGCTTCGACGTAAAGATGTATCTCTATGTCGTGGGCGGGACGATGTTGTCGCTCAACGCCCTGTCCGGGGCCGTGTACCACTACGAGCTCTTTGGCGAAGACGCCAATCCGGGCGTTTTCCTGTACGCGGCATTCTTCACGTTCTACATACTGGACTACTGCATCTTCGAGCGCGTCCAGCTCTATACCTACGACCTGATCCACGAGAATCTCGGGTTCAAGTTGTTCTGGGGCTGCTTCGTGGTTTACGGATGGCTGTTCATCCTCCCTTTGTGGGGCATGGCCGCTTATCCGGACCCCGGATTCTCGCCGGCGTGGACGTATGTCTGGCTCATCGGAACGGCCGCGCTGTTCCTGTTCGGCTGGGGCATCTCACGCGGCGCCAACATGCAGAAATACACGTTCAAGCGATGGCCCGATCGCCGGTTTCTCGGCTTCATAGAGCCCGAGTACATCCAGGCCGGTGACCGCAAGATCCTGTGCAGCGGCCTGTGGGGCGTCGCCCGCCACTTCAACTACCTGGGCGAGGGGTTCCTTGCCCTGTCGATCGCCCTGTCGTTCGGCTACTTCACCAATCCGTGGGCCTGGACCTACTTCGTCTTCATCGTCTCGCTGTTCACCTACCGTCAACTCGATGACGACAAGCACTGCGCCGAGAAATACGGCGCCGACAAGTGGGCGGAGTACCAGGCACGGGTGAAGTACCGGATCGTTCCCGGCGTTTACTGA
- the phnE gene encoding phosphonate ABC transporter, permease protein PhnE codes for MDEVRALRAGARERSRVSTYVMLGLLAALFVWSYQGSEINLGMLFSADGGGAIAEYVQRLFPPDLSSKVVADAVAGAWETLAISLVGTVLSAVIALSLAFFGARNLVYAGLLYEMEPRRSFGALRRIPYLAAKAILNFLRTIPEMLWALVFVFLVGLGPFPGVLALGVHTGGVLGKLFAEVLEDVDLQPVESLQSTGAGKIQILFYGILPQVLPQFISYTLYRWEVNIRVAAVLGFVGAGGLGQRIHIAMSLFLEQQLLTLLIALYVLVTGVDYLSAYLRRRVV; via the coding sequence ATGGACGAGGTGCGGGCGCTCAGGGCCGGAGCGCGCGAGCGCTCGCGCGTCTCCACCTATGTGATGCTGGGCCTCCTGGCGGCTCTCTTCGTATGGAGCTATCAGGGATCGGAGATCAACCTCGGCATGCTCTTCAGCGCCGACGGCGGCGGCGCCATCGCCGAGTACGTGCAGCGGCTCTTCCCACCAGACCTCTCGTCCAAGGTGGTGGCCGATGCCGTGGCCGGGGCGTGGGAAACCCTGGCCATCTCCCTGGTCGGCACCGTGCTGTCGGCGGTCATCGCACTGTCGCTGGCCTTCTTCGGCGCGCGCAACCTCGTGTACGCGGGCCTGCTCTACGAGATGGAGCCCCGGCGGAGCTTCGGTGCACTGCGGCGTATTCCGTACCTCGCGGCCAAGGCGATCCTGAACTTCCTGCGCACCATCCCGGAAATGCTGTGGGCGCTGGTCTTCGTCTTTCTTGTGGGACTGGGCCCGTTTCCGGGCGTGCTGGCTCTCGGCGTGCACACCGGCGGGGTGCTCGGGAAGCTCTTCGCCGAAGTGCTGGAGGACGTGGACCTGCAACCCGTCGAGTCGCTCCAGTCCACCGGCGCCGGCAAGATACAGATCCTGTTCTACGGCATCCTGCCCCAGGTGTTGCCGCAGTTCATCTCCTACACGCTCTACCGCTGGGAGGTGAACATCCGCGTCGCCGCCGTGCTGGGCTTCGTCGGCGCCGGCGGCCTCGGCCAGCGCATCCACATCGCCATGAGCCTGTTCCTGGAACAGCAGCTCCTGACGCTGCTCATCGCCCTGTACGTGCTGGTGACGGGGGTGGACTACCTGAGCGCGTATCTGCGGCGGCGGGTCGTGTGA
- a CDS encoding alcohol dehydrogenase catalytic domain-containing protein: MKHRVVYLLGPERIEVREEPVPAPDEGELLVRIRAATTCGTDVKVFRRGGHPRMLRAPTPFGHEFAGSVEALGAGVSGYETGDRVVVANSAPCGRCAYCEAGRENLCRHLEYINGAYAEYIRISRRFVEVSTYRLDPALPYEIAALVEPLACVIHGVDASRLDDGADVLVHGAGPIGLLLTAVLAVRGHGVVAADPNPHRLDVARTLGARDTVAVARGGGAADLLRARSRHGDGFDCAIDATGIPEVWQDAVACVRPGGVVNLFGGCAPGTTIPLDTASVHYNELTVMGSYHHRPATVAQALEMLSRKTLDPRPLLSAEVPLQDLEKALRSMMAREALKVVVRP, translated from the coding sequence ATGAAACACAGGGTCGTATACCTGCTCGGTCCCGAGCGTATCGAAGTGCGCGAAGAACCCGTACCTGCGCCCGACGAGGGGGAGTTGTTGGTGCGAATTCGAGCGGCGACCACGTGCGGGACGGATGTGAAGGTGTTTCGGCGGGGCGGGCATCCGCGGATGTTGCGGGCGCCGACGCCGTTCGGGCATGAATTCGCGGGGTCGGTGGAGGCGCTGGGTGCCGGCGTGTCCGGTTACGAGACGGGCGACCGGGTGGTGGTGGCCAACTCGGCGCCGTGCGGGCGCTGTGCGTACTGCGAGGCGGGGCGGGAGAACCTTTGCCGCCACCTTGAGTATATCAACGGCGCCTACGCGGAGTACATCCGGATTTCCAGGCGGTTCGTCGAGGTCAGCACGTACCGTCTTGATCCGGCCCTTCCCTACGAGATAGCGGCGCTGGTGGAGCCGTTAGCCTGCGTGATCCATGGGGTCGACGCCAGCAGGCTGGACGACGGCGCCGACGTCCTCGTCCACGGAGCGGGACCCATCGGGCTGTTGCTTACCGCGGTGCTAGCGGTCCGCGGCCACGGCGTGGTGGCGGCTGACCCCAACCCGCACCGGCTCGACGTGGCGCGGACCCTTGGCGCGCGGGACACGGTGGCGGTGGCCCGTGGCGGCGGCGCGGCCGACCTCCTGCGAGCCCGTTCACGGCATGGCGACGGCTTCGACTGTGCCATAGACGCCACCGGCATACCCGAGGTGTGGCAGGACGCGGTGGCCTGCGTGCGCCCCGGAGGCGTGGTCAACCTGTTCGGCGGCTGCGCGCCGGGGACGACGATTCCCTTGGACACGGCTTCGGTCCACTACAACGAGCTTACCGTCATGGGCTCATATCATCATCGGCCGGCCACGGTCGCTCAAGCCCTGGAGATGCTGAGCCGGAAGACGCTGGACCCGCGTCCCCTTCTGTCCGCGGAGGTGCCGCTCCAGGACCTGGAGAAGGCTTTGCGGTCGATGATGGCGCGGGAGGCGCTCAAGGTAGTGGTGCGGCCTTGA
- a CDS encoding phosphonate ABC transporter ATP-binding protein, translating into MTAPHQYHLESVRKEFGRRQVALEGFDLTVAQGERVALIGPSGAGKTTLFRMLNCTIRPTSGRLRIDGEEVRELYGRRLREMRRRIGTIYQQHNLVPRLRVVHNVLSGRLGSWSLLGSLASLVRPAHLEAAHRALADVGIAEKLFSRTDELSGGQQQRVAIARVLMQDPEVILADEPVSSVDPSLAETIIKLLIAISEQTRKTLMVNLHSTDLALSYFPRVVGMKQGVKLFDTATADVTPELLQELYSGHAPANGANGRAYGPEEEHPRVEI; encoded by the coding sequence TTGACGGCGCCGCACCAATACCACCTGGAGAGCGTCCGCAAGGAATTCGGACGCCGCCAGGTGGCCCTGGAAGGGTTCGACCTGACGGTGGCCCAGGGCGAGCGGGTCGCCCTCATCGGACCCAGCGGGGCGGGGAAGACCACGCTCTTCCGCATGCTCAACTGCACCATCCGGCCCACCTCGGGCCGGCTGCGCATCGACGGCGAGGAGGTGCGCGAGCTGTACGGCCGCCGTCTGCGGGAGATGCGCCGGCGCATCGGCACCATCTACCAGCAGCACAACCTGGTGCCGCGCCTGCGCGTGGTCCACAACGTGCTTTCCGGGCGGCTGGGGAGCTGGTCGCTGCTAGGCTCCCTGGCGTCCCTGGTGCGCCCCGCTCACCTGGAGGCCGCCCACCGGGCGCTCGCCGACGTGGGCATCGCCGAGAAGCTCTTCAGCCGCACGGACGAGCTGTCCGGCGGGCAGCAGCAGCGCGTGGCCATCGCCCGCGTGCTGATGCAGGACCCCGAGGTGATCCTGGCCGACGAGCCCGTGTCGTCGGTGGACCCGTCCCTGGCCGAGACCATCATCAAGCTGCTCATCGCCATCAGCGAGCAGACACGCAAGACCCTGATGGTGAACCTGCACAGCACAGACCTCGCCCTGTCCTACTTCCCCAGGGTCGTGGGCATGAAGCAGGGCGTGAAGCTCTTCGATACCGCTACGGCCGACGTGACCCCCGAGCTTTTGCAGGAGCTTTACTCCGGCCACGCACCGGCAAACGGCGCCAACGGCCGCGCGTATGGACCGGAAGAGGAACATCCGCGCGTCGAGATCTGA
- the phnE gene encoding phosphonate ABC transporter, permease protein PhnE: MSTSALSRTLGSRSVFPYVFGGLFLILLADSWRRAEVDLGIFFEAEGREHLWRFVTGMYPPELSWEFLELMVRPTIETIQISVMGTLIAVLIGFPLGLLATSTFSFQGILHETEFRNAGLRHGLKVCLYGLARALLSLFRCIPEFVWAFMFVRAVGLGPFPGVLAIGVAYGGMLGKVYSEIFESVNERPLEAIQSTGAGRLQIFFYGWFPQVLPNITSYTLYRWECAVRTSAILGLVGAGGIGQQIQISIRMFNFHEVTTLLLILFALVAGADYVSAKVRSLL; this comes from the coding sequence GTGTCCACCAGCGCTCTTTCCCGGACCTTGGGGTCCCGATCCGTCTTCCCCTACGTATTCGGCGGTCTTTTCCTGATTTTGCTGGCGGATAGCTGGCGCCGGGCCGAAGTCGACCTGGGAATCTTCTTCGAGGCCGAGGGCCGCGAGCACTTGTGGCGGTTCGTCACCGGCATGTATCCGCCGGAGCTGTCCTGGGAGTTCCTGGAACTCATGGTGCGGCCGACCATCGAGACCATCCAGATCTCGGTCATGGGAACGCTGATCGCGGTGCTGATCGGCTTTCCGCTGGGCCTGCTGGCCACCAGCACCTTCAGCTTCCAGGGCATCCTCCATGAGACCGAGTTCCGCAACGCCGGCCTGAGACACGGCCTCAAGGTCTGCCTCTACGGCTTGGCGCGGGCATTGCTGAGCCTGTTCCGCTGCATCCCGGAGTTCGTCTGGGCCTTCATGTTCGTGCGCGCGGTGGGCCTGGGGCCGTTCCCCGGCGTGCTCGCCATCGGCGTGGCCTACGGCGGCATGCTCGGCAAGGTGTATTCCGAGATTTTCGAATCGGTGAACGAGCGGCCGCTGGAAGCCATCCAGTCCACGGGCGCGGGGCGCCTGCAGATCTTCTTCTACGGCTGGTTCCCGCAGGTGCTGCCCAACATCACCTCGTACACCCTGTACCGCTGGGAGTGCGCCGTGCGGACCTCGGCCATCCTGGGCCTCGTGGGCGCGGGCGGCATCGGCCAGCAGATCCAGATCTCCATCCGCATGTTCAACTTCCACGAGGTCACGACCCTGCTGCTCATCCTCTTCGCGCTGGTGGCGGGAGCGGACTACGTGAGCGCGAAGGTGAGGTCGCTGCTGTGA
- a CDS encoding putative selenate ABC transporter substrate-binding protein, whose translation MRSKLARLLAVMVLVVWTVCGIAAADTLRVSAIPDEDPQELLRKYKPFTDYIAKEVGVEVKFVPVVDYAATVEGLAANRLDIVWYGGFTSVQAVERAQGATRLAMREEDASFKSVFVTRTDSGIKELADLKGKTFAFGSVSSTSGHLMPRHFLKAAGVEPERDFNKFGFSGAHDATAAWVAAGRVDAGALNFLVWKKLVDNKKIDTGKVHVFWTTPPYVDYVWVARGGVSEEVREKFKQALLKLDYAKPAHKEIMDLQRTRKFIPAKDSDWDGIRKAAIAAGMLKVN comes from the coding sequence GACACGCTGCGGGTGTCGGCGATCCCGGACGAGGATCCGCAGGAGCTGTTGCGCAAGTACAAGCCCTTCACCGACTATATCGCAAAGGAAGTGGGCGTGGAGGTCAAGTTCGTTCCGGTGGTGGACTACGCGGCCACCGTGGAAGGGTTGGCGGCGAACCGCCTCGACATCGTCTGGTACGGCGGCTTCACCTCGGTCCAGGCAGTTGAGCGCGCCCAGGGGGCCACACGGCTGGCCATGCGCGAGGAGGACGCGAGCTTCAAGAGCGTGTTCGTCACGCGTACGGACTCCGGCATCAAGGAACTGGCCGACCTCAAGGGCAAGACCTTCGCTTTCGGCAGCGTCAGCTCCACCTCCGGGCACCTGATGCCGCGTCACTTCCTCAAGGCGGCCGGCGTGGAGCCCGAGCGGGATTTCAACAAGTTCGGCTTCAGCGGTGCGCATGACGCCACCGCCGCCTGGGTCGCGGCGGGCCGGGTAGACGCCGGCGCCCTCAACTTCCTGGTGTGGAAGAAGCTGGTCGACAACAAGAAGATCGACACCGGAAAGGTCCACGTGTTCTGGACTACGCCGCCGTACGTCGACTACGTGTGGGTGGCCCGGGGCGGCGTTTCCGAGGAGGTCCGCGAGAAGTTCAAGCAGGCGCTCCTGAAGCTCGACTACGCCAAACCCGCACACAAGGAGATCATGGACCTGCAGCGCACCCGCAAGTTCATTCCCGCCAAGGATTCGGACTGGGACGGCATCAGGAAGGCGGCCATCGCGGCCGGCATGCTGAAGGTGAATTGA